CTAAAATTGTAGAAGAAGCTAACGTTTCTCCTGACACTCGCGTTAAAGATTTAACAGACGACGAATTAGGTCGTATCCGTGAAACAGTTGACGCATACAAAGTTGAAGGTGACTTACGTCGTGAACAAAACTTAAACATTAAACGTTTGATGGAAATTTCATCATACCGTGGTATCCGTCACCGTCGTGGCTTACCAGTTCGCGGTCAAAAAACTAAAAACAACGCTCGTACGCGTAAAGGCCCAGTTAAAACTGTAGCTAACAAGAAAAAATAATAGGTAAAGGAGGAAAATTTTAAATGGCACGTAAACAAGTATCTCGTAAACGTAGAGTGAAAAAGAATGTTGAAAATGGTGTGGCACACATCCGTTCAACTTTCAACAATACAATCGTAACAATTACTGATGAATTCGGTAATGCATTATCATGGTCATCAGCAGGTGCTCTTGGATTTAAAGGTTCTAAAAAATCAACACCTTTCGCTGCACAAATGGCTTCTGAAACTGCTTCAAAAACAGCTATGGAACATGGCTTGAAAACAGTTGAAGTAACAGTAAAAGGACCTGGTCCTGGTCGTGAATCAGCTATCCGTGCATTGCAATCAGCTGGTTTAGAAGTAACAGCTATCAGAGACGTTACTCCAGTACCTCATAACGGTTGCCGTCCGCCAAAACGTCGTCGCGTATAATATTATAGTTAAATGTTATGTTCCGCAGATCACTGAGATAAGCAGTATCTTATAAGTCGACGTAACCAAGGAGGATATGTAAATAATGATAGAAATTGAAAAACCTAGAATTGAGACAATTGAAATTAGTGAAGATGCTAAATTCGGTAAGTTTGTTGTTGAACCACTAGAACGTGGCTATGGCACTACGCTAGGAAACTCCTTACGTCGTATCCTACTATCTTCATTGCCAGGTGCAGCTGTTAAGTACATCGAGATTGAAGGCGTACTTCATGAATTCTCAGCAATTGATAACGTAGTAGAAGACGTATCTACAATCATTATGAATATTAAGAAACTTGCTCTTAAAATTTATTCTGAAGAAGATAAAACGTTAGAAATCGATGTTAAAGATGAAGGCGAAGTTACAGCAGCAGACATTACTCACGACAGTGATGTTGAAATTTTAAATCCAGAGCTTAAAATTGCGACTGTATCTAAAGGTGGACATTTGAAAATCCGTCTTGTTGCTAATAAGGGTAGAGGTTACGCATTAGCTGAACAAAATAATACGAGTGATTTACCAATTGGTGTTATTCCAGTTGATTCATTATACTCTCCAGTAGAAAGAGTCAACTATACAGTTGAAAATACTCGTGTAGGTCAAAGCAGTGACTTTGATAAATTAACATTAGATGTATGGACTGATGGATCTATCACTCCACAAGAATCAGTTTCTTTAGCAGCAAAAATTTTAACTGAGCACTTGAACATCTTTGTTGGACTCACTGATGAAGCGAAAAACGCTGAAATCATGATTGAAAAAGAAGAAGACCAAAAAGAAAAAGTACTTGAAATGTCTATCGAAGAATTAGACTTATCAGTACGTTCTTATAACTGTTTAAAACGTGCAGGAATCAATACTGTTCAAGAATTGGCTGACAAATCTGAAGCAGATATGATGAAAGTACGTAATTTAGGTCGTAAATCTTTAGAAGAAGTAAAATACAAACTCGAAGACTTAGGTTTAGGTCTAAGAAAAGAAGATTGATAAAGGTAAAGGAGGTTAACTCATGGGTTACAGAAAATTAGGTCGTACATCTGATCAACGTAAAGCTATGTTACGTGACTTAGCTACTTCACTTATCGTTAATGAGCGTATCGAAACTACTGAAGCTCGCGCTAAAGAATTACGCGGTGTAGTAGATAGTTTGATCACTTTAGGTAAAAAAGGAGATTTAGCTTCTCGTCGTCAAGCAGCTAAAATCGTTCGTGATGTTGAAATCTTAAACGAAGACGATACAACACAAACAGCATTACAAAAATTATTCGGTGAAATTGCACCACGTTACACTGATCGTCAAGGCGGTTACACTCGCGTGCTTAAAGCAGGACCTCGTCGCGGAGACGGTGCTGAATCAGCAATTATCGAATTAGTTTAATTTGAAGTTATAACTTGAAGCTAAGCGAAGA
Above is a genomic segment from Staphylococcus piscifermentans containing:
- the rpsK gene encoding 30S ribosomal protein S11 encodes the protein MARKQVSRKRRVKKNVENGVAHIRSTFNNTIVTITDEFGNALSWSSAGALGFKGSKKSTPFAAQMASETASKTAMEHGLKTVEVTVKGPGPGRESAIRALQSAGLEVTAIRDVTPVPHNGCRPPKRRRV
- the rplQ gene encoding 50S ribosomal protein L17, encoding MGYRKLGRTSDQRKAMLRDLATSLIVNERIETTEARAKELRGVVDSLITLGKKGDLASRRQAAKIVRDVEILNEDDTTQTALQKLFGEIAPRYTDRQGGYTRVLKAGPRRGDGAESAIIELV
- a CDS encoding DNA-directed RNA polymerase subunit alpha is translated as MIEIEKPRIETIEISEDAKFGKFVVEPLERGYGTTLGNSLRRILLSSLPGAAVKYIEIEGVLHEFSAIDNVVEDVSTIIMNIKKLALKIYSEEDKTLEIDVKDEGEVTAADITHDSDVEILNPELKIATVSKGGHLKIRLVANKGRGYALAEQNNTSDLPIGVIPVDSLYSPVERVNYTVENTRVGQSSDFDKLTLDVWTDGSITPQESVSLAAKILTEHLNIFVGLTDEAKNAEIMIEKEEDQKEKVLEMSIEELDLSVRSYNCLKRAGINTVQELADKSEADMMKVRNLGRKSLEEVKYKLEDLGLGLRKED
- the rpsM gene encoding 30S ribosomal protein S13, yielding MARIAGIDIPREKRVVISLTYIYGVGKSTAAKIVEEANVSPDTRVKDLTDDELGRIRETVDAYKVEGDLRREQNLNIKRLMEISSYRGIRHRRGLPVRGQKTKNNARTRKGPVKTVANKKK